From Tautonia rosea, a single genomic window includes:
- a CDS encoding endonuclease MutS2: MDTHSLELLEFDRIRALVSSYAASPLGRTAALALEPSLDLGEVRQQQALTTEMTDALTAGLTPPLAGLLDVRGAVRRSAIGATLAADELAEIASSLRIIAEVDRYLVRVGDSFPRLGALKQNIGEFSGLANAIDGCLDARGRVLDTASRRLSEIRREIAGVEERIQETLRRMLRSPEIRRILRYPNFTVVGQHYVLPVARDFRGELKGSVHRTSASNETVYIEPQAVAEQSAQLSYLRAKETKEVRRILRWLSAQVGQVAEPLAATFEVMATLDLVLCRGRYSLDYRMTPPDLNTEGRILLRGARHPILEHLFREESRRLRAEVEAIRSSEESPAIEIATGSKPIESDELGSSTPQRAFSIGFHQMPVGSRPLPPELPDSFRGFHELPVGSRPAPWVDPNQEFDRSLFQPPVGQTLVPESSEDKRDASPDDDDSPEALDESARLKGGLSGRPLEQRRRERSESSQSRESSDLSSPPSESSRTRPDLPSRSVVPIDIHLGYQFNILVITGPNTGGKTVAIKTVGLLAIMAQCGLHIPANQGSQLSLLDDVLADIGDEQSLEQSLSTFSSHVRRITEIFSRATERSLILLDELGAGTDPAEGAALGRAILDEIDQIGCRAIVTTHIGDLKTYAFSNPHTENAAVEFDIETLRPRYRVHIGDIGASNALQIARRLAMPAHLVDRAARYIERSRDDGQGSPEWEVVQRLRFEAEQARQEAMAQQAEAERTRAALSQKLADLQSQAEQDSRLEEARARLQPGDRVVVPRLGYDRPGRVVRVEARKNKAVVAIGQMNWDVTVDELIPQVLKTPEAPAATPSRTSPTRGKTRFE, from the coding sequence ATGGATACGCACTCTCTGGAGCTTCTCGAGTTCGACCGCATTCGAGCTTTGGTCTCGTCCTACGCGGCGTCTCCCCTCGGTCGGACCGCCGCTCTGGCCCTTGAACCCAGTCTCGACCTGGGAGAGGTTCGCCAGCAGCAGGCCTTGACGACCGAGATGACCGATGCCCTCACCGCCGGGCTTACTCCTCCCCTCGCGGGATTGCTCGACGTCCGGGGTGCGGTGCGTCGATCGGCCATCGGGGCGACCCTGGCCGCGGACGAGCTGGCCGAGATCGCTTCCTCACTTCGGATCATCGCCGAGGTGGATCGCTACCTCGTCCGCGTTGGCGATTCGTTCCCGAGGCTTGGCGCTTTAAAACAAAACATCGGCGAGTTTTCCGGCCTCGCCAATGCCATTGACGGTTGTCTCGATGCTCGAGGTCGCGTCCTCGATACCGCGAGTCGCCGTCTGTCGGAGATCCGTCGAGAGATTGCTGGCGTCGAGGAACGCATTCAGGAAACCCTTCGTCGGATGCTTCGATCCCCCGAGATCCGACGCATCCTCCGCTACCCGAATTTCACCGTCGTTGGCCAGCACTATGTTCTTCCGGTTGCCCGAGACTTCCGAGGGGAACTCAAGGGGTCGGTCCATCGGACCAGTGCCAGTAACGAAACGGTGTACATCGAGCCTCAGGCCGTGGCCGAGCAATCGGCCCAGCTCTCCTACCTCCGGGCGAAGGAAACCAAGGAGGTTCGTCGAATCCTCCGGTGGCTTAGTGCCCAGGTTGGTCAGGTCGCCGAACCACTCGCGGCCACGTTTGAGGTCATGGCGACGCTCGACCTCGTGCTCTGCCGAGGACGTTACAGTCTCGACTATCGGATGACCCCACCCGATCTGAACACCGAGGGCCGCATCCTCCTACGAGGAGCTCGTCATCCCATCCTCGAACACCTCTTTCGCGAGGAATCCCGAAGACTACGTGCCGAAGTTGAGGCGATTCGCTCCAGTGAGGAAAGTCCCGCGATCGAAATTGCGACCGGCTCAAAGCCAATTGAATCTGATGAGCTTGGCTCAAGCACTCCCCAGCGTGCTTTTTCCATCGGGTTTCACCAGATGCCGGTCGGCTCGCGTCCGTTGCCCCCTGAACTTCCCGACTCCTTTCGCGGTTTCCACGAACTGCCCGTCGGTTCCCGGCCCGCTCCCTGGGTTGATCCAAACCAGGAGTTCGACCGATCGTTGTTCCAGCCTCCTGTCGGGCAAACACTGGTTCCAGAGAGTTCGGAAGACAAACGCGACGCGTCTCCTGACGATGATGATTCCCCAGAAGCCCTCGATGAGTCGGCCCGACTCAAGGGAGGCTTGTCCGGACGCCCCCTCGAACAGCGTCGCCGTGAACGGAGTGAATCCTCGCAGAGCCGAGAGTCAAGCGATCTCTCCTCACCCCCGTCCGAATCCTCCCGAACCCGACCGGACCTCCCGAGCCGATCGGTCGTTCCCATCGACATCCATCTGGGCTATCAGTTCAATATCCTCGTAATCACCGGCCCGAACACTGGTGGCAAGACGGTGGCGATCAAAACCGTCGGCCTGCTGGCGATCATGGCTCAGTGCGGCCTACATATCCCGGCCAACCAAGGGTCACAGCTTTCCCTCCTCGATGACGTCCTCGCCGACATCGGCGACGAGCAAAGCCTGGAGCAATCCCTCTCGACCTTCTCCTCACACGTCCGTCGCATCACCGAGATCTTCTCCCGAGCCACCGAGAGATCGCTCATTTTGCTGGACGAACTCGGCGCAGGTACTGATCCCGCCGAAGGGGCCGCCCTCGGTCGCGCCATCCTCGACGAGATCGATCAGATTGGCTGCCGGGCAATCGTCACGACACACATCGGCGACCTGAAAACCTACGCCTTCTCCAACCCACACACCGAGAACGCCGCTGTCGAGTTCGACATCGAGACCCTTCGACCACGCTACCGGGTTCACATCGGCGACATCGGTGCGTCCAACGCTCTGCAAATTGCCCGACGCCTCGCCATGCCTGCTCATCTCGTCGATCGCGCCGCTCGATACATCGAACGGTCCCGAGACGACGGTCAGGGCTCTCCTGAGTGGGAGGTCGTGCAACGCCTCCGTTTCGAGGCCGAACAGGCACGCCAGGAGGCGATGGCGCAGCAGGCCGAGGCCGAACGCACCCGCGCCGCCCTCTCCCAGAAGCTCGCCGACCTCCAGTCCCAGGCCGAGCAAGATTCCCGACTGGAGGAGGCCCGCGCCCGACTCCAGCCTGGAGATCGAGTCGTTGTCCCGCGGCTTGGTTACGATCGTCCCGGTCGGGTCGTCCGAGTCGAGGCCCGAAAGAACAAGGCCGTCGTGGCGATTGGTCAGATGAATTGGGATGTCACGGTTGACGAACTGATCCCCCAGGTTCTCAAGACACCTGAGGCCCCCGCCGCCACTCCTTCCCGAACCTCACCGACTCGGGGCAAAACTCGATTCGAGTGA